A stretch of the Aegilops tauschii subsp. strangulata cultivar AL8/78 chromosome 4, Aet v6.0, whole genome shotgun sequence genome encodes the following:
- the LOC109734871 gene encoding uncharacterized protein isoform X4 produces the protein MGKARRLKQGRGGGGGGGGGGGGGGGGGGRGLQRGRERFDGFAPGSFQNVSSGMAYFPSQDRVGYMSQEQREGLDRMLTSEMVRRHIAESGVDPSEIFFAPPTIFGGADGDRSESNDSVKMEDMGPLHEAACTGKIETCQYLVEQLGFDINTEANDDSGMTPLACAVLRDKSVTVEYLLDKGANPNKQDNKRFTPLHYATKEGNNRLVRLLLSKGASVDVFSSEGTPLHVAASYGKSGIMQILLQHNADPNTVSADLGTPMAAVLCVASGRITESDALKCMKLLVKAGADLNCANPDTPLVIATSKDLSECVEYLLEVGADANIPSNQGRMAPIEMAANSGRRKLVEILFPFTLPIQSVSNWSVQGIIAHEKLRQSNKLKLNAEVVTKKEDSGAPKKPCAKDKGGDKDKKAELKLLGAKAVERKDYAAALKFYSEAIKVDPEDATLYSNRSLCHLKSGQAHDALADAIACVNVQPDWAKGYYRKGAALMSLKECKEACDAFLAGGKLNPASVEIHDAFWEAIEAMKKQHSDRQSAGPV, from the exons ATGGGGAAAGCGAGGCGCCTCAAGCAgggtcgcggcggcggcggtggcggaggcggcggcggtggcggcggtggcggaggcggcggccgcgGCCTCCAGCGGGGGCGGGAGCGCTTCGACGGGTTCGCGCCGGGGAGCTTCCAGAACGTCTCGTCGGGCATGGCCTACTTCCCCTCCCAGGACCGGGTGGGCTACATGA GTCAGGAGCAGAGGGAAGGGCTGGATCGCATGCTCACCTCGGAGATGGTGCGCCGCCACATCGCGGAGTCGGGCGTCGACCCCAGCGAAATCTTCT TTGCTCCACCCACTATATTTGGTGGCGCGGATGGGGACCGCAGTGAGTCGAATGACTCTGTGAAGATGGAGGACATGGGGCCACTGCATGAGGCAGCATGCACGGGGAAGATTGAGACATGCCAATACTTGGTGGAGCAGCTTGGGTTTGACATCAATACTGAAGCTAATGATGATTCAG GCATGACACCTTTGGCTTGTGCGGTGTTGCGTGATAAATCAGTTACTGTGGAGTATTTGCTTGACAAAGGTGCTAATCCCAATAAGCAAGACAACAAAAGATTTACTCCTCTGCACTACGCTACAAAAGAAG GGAATAACCGACTGGTACGACTCTTGCTGTCAAAAGGAGCTAGTGTTGATGTATTCTCTTCTGAAGGGACACCGCTACATGTCGCTGCCTCTTATGGGAAGTCTGGCATCATGCAGATTTTATTGCAGCACAATGCAGAT CCAAACACGGTTTCGGCAGATTTAGGCACACCCATGGCTGCAGTTCTTTGTGTTGCTTCTGGTAGAATTACTGAGTCTGATGCTTTAAAGTGCATGAAGCTCCTTGTCAAG GCTGGTGCCGATTTGAATTGTGCAAATCCTGATACTCCATTGGTGATAGCAACTAGCAAAGACTTATCTGAATGTGTTGAGTATTTGCTGGAGGTTGGCGCAGATGCCAATATTCCAAGCAATCAA GGCCGTATGGCACCAATAGAAATGGCTGCAAACTCTGGAAGAAGAAAGCTTGTTGAGATTCTGTTTCCTTTCACATTGCCCATTCAATCTGTGTCAAACTGGAGTGTTCAAGGAATCATTGCCCATGAAAAGTTAAGGCAATCAAACAAG CTGAAATTAAATGCAGAAGTAGTAACCAAGAAAGAAGACTCTGGTGCACCAAAGAAGCCCTGTGCCAAG GACAAGGGAGGTGATAAAGATAAAAAGGCTGAACTGAAATTACTCGGTGCAAAAGCAGTCGAGCGGAAGGACTACGCTGCTGCATTAAAATTCTACAGTGAG GCAATCAAAGTGGATCCTGAAGATGCAACGCTTTATTCCAACAGGAGCCTTTGCCATCTAAAGAGCGGCCAAGCGCATGATGCTTTGGCTGATGCCATCGCATGTGTAAATGTGCAGCCTGATTGGGCGAAGGGTTACTATCGGAAGGGAGCTGCCCTCATGTCGCTCAAG GAGTGTAAAGAAGCATGTGATGCATTCCTGGCTGGAGGGAAACTGAATCCTGCAAGCGTGGAGATTCACGACGCATTCTG GGAGGCGATTGAGGCAATGAAGAAGCAACATTCGGATCGACAAAGCGCAGGCCCGGTCTGA
- the LOC109734871 gene encoding uncharacterized protein isoform X2 has product MGKARRLKQGRGGGGGGGGGGGGGGGGGGRGLQRGRERFDGFAPGSFQNVSSGMAYFPSQDRVGYMSQEQREGLDRMLTSEMVRRHIAESGVDPSEIFFAPPTIFGGADGDRSESNDSVKMEDMGPLHEAACTGKIETCQYLVEQLGFDINTEANDDSGMTPLACAVLRDKSVTVEYLLDKGANPNKQDNKRFTPLHYATKEGNNRLVRLLLSKGASVDVFSSEGTPLHVAASYGKSGIMQILLQHNADPNTVSADLGTPMAAVLCVASGRITESDALKCMKLLVKAGADLNCANPDTPLVIATSKDLSECVEYLLEVGADANIPSNQGRMAPIEMAANSGRRKLVEILFPFTLPIQSVSNWSVQGIIAHEKLRQSNKPCSESIPSAPTPRSCGAQFRPLRKNELEARPLRSGVEGAERSRTRPKCELKLNAEVVTKKEDSGAPKKPCAKDKGGDKDKKAELKLLGAKAVERKDYAAALKFYSEAIKVDPEDATLYSNRSLCHLKSGQAHDALADAIACVNVQPDWAKGYYRKGAALMSLKECKEACDAFLAGGKLNPASVEIHDAFWEAIEAMKKQHSDRQSAGPV; this is encoded by the exons ATGGGGAAAGCGAGGCGCCTCAAGCAgggtcgcggcggcggcggtggcggaggcggcggcggtggcggcggtggcggaggcggcggccgcgGCCTCCAGCGGGGGCGGGAGCGCTTCGACGGGTTCGCGCCGGGGAGCTTCCAGAACGTCTCGTCGGGCATGGCCTACTTCCCCTCCCAGGACCGGGTGGGCTACATGA GTCAGGAGCAGAGGGAAGGGCTGGATCGCATGCTCACCTCGGAGATGGTGCGCCGCCACATCGCGGAGTCGGGCGTCGACCCCAGCGAAATCTTCT TTGCTCCACCCACTATATTTGGTGGCGCGGATGGGGACCGCAGTGAGTCGAATGACTCTGTGAAGATGGAGGACATGGGGCCACTGCATGAGGCAGCATGCACGGGGAAGATTGAGACATGCCAATACTTGGTGGAGCAGCTTGGGTTTGACATCAATACTGAAGCTAATGATGATTCAG GCATGACACCTTTGGCTTGTGCGGTGTTGCGTGATAAATCAGTTACTGTGGAGTATTTGCTTGACAAAGGTGCTAATCCCAATAAGCAAGACAACAAAAGATTTACTCCTCTGCACTACGCTACAAAAGAAG GGAATAACCGACTGGTACGACTCTTGCTGTCAAAAGGAGCTAGTGTTGATGTATTCTCTTCTGAAGGGACACCGCTACATGTCGCTGCCTCTTATGGGAAGTCTGGCATCATGCAGATTTTATTGCAGCACAATGCAGAT CCAAACACGGTTTCGGCAGATTTAGGCACACCCATGGCTGCAGTTCTTTGTGTTGCTTCTGGTAGAATTACTGAGTCTGATGCTTTAAAGTGCATGAAGCTCCTTGTCAAG GCTGGTGCCGATTTGAATTGTGCAAATCCTGATACTCCATTGGTGATAGCAACTAGCAAAGACTTATCTGAATGTGTTGAGTATTTGCTGGAGGTTGGCGCAGATGCCAATATTCCAAGCAATCAA GGCCGTATGGCACCAATAGAAATGGCTGCAAACTCTGGAAGAAGAAAGCTTGTTGAGATTCTGTTTCCTTTCACATTGCCCATTCAATCTGTGTCAAACTGGAGTGTTCAAGGAATCATTGCCCATGAAAAGTTAAGGCAATCAAACAAG CCGTGTTCGGAATCCATCCCATCCGCTCCGACTCCGCGGAGTTGTGGAGCTCAGTTTAGGCCGCTCCGTAAAAATGAGCTAGAGGCTCGTCCGCTCCGGAGCGGAGTGGAGGGAGCGGAGAGGAGCCGAACGCGGCCTAAGTGTGAA CTGAAATTAAATGCAGAAGTAGTAACCAAGAAAGAAGACTCTGGTGCACCAAAGAAGCCCTGTGCCAAG GACAAGGGAGGTGATAAAGATAAAAAGGCTGAACTGAAATTACTCGGTGCAAAAGCAGTCGAGCGGAAGGACTACGCTGCTGCATTAAAATTCTACAGTGAG GCAATCAAAGTGGATCCTGAAGATGCAACGCTTTATTCCAACAGGAGCCTTTGCCATCTAAAGAGCGGCCAAGCGCATGATGCTTTGGCTGATGCCATCGCATGTGTAAATGTGCAGCCTGATTGGGCGAAGGGTTACTATCGGAAGGGAGCTGCCCTCATGTCGCTCAAG GAGTGTAAAGAAGCATGTGATGCATTCCTGGCTGGAGGGAAACTGAATCCTGCAAGCGTGGAGATTCACGACGCATTCTG GGAGGCGATTGAGGCAATGAAGAAGCAACATTCGGATCGACAAAGCGCAGGCCCGGTCTGA
- the LOC109734871 gene encoding uncharacterized protein isoform X3 — protein sequence MGKARRLKQGRGGGGGGGGGGGGGGGGGGRGLQRGRERFDGFAPGSFQNVSSGMAYFPSQDRVGYMSQEQREGLDRMLTSEMVRRHIAESGVDPSEIFFAPPTIFGGADGDRSESNDSVKMEDMGPLHEAACTGKIETCQYLVEQLGFDINTEANDDSGMTPLACAVLRDKSVTVEYLLDKGANPNKQDNKRFTPLHYATKEGNNRLVRLLLSKGASVDVFSSEGTPLHVAASYGKSGIMQILLQHNADPNTVSADLGTPMAAVLCVASGRITESDALKCMKLLVKAGADLNCANPDTPLVIATSKDLSECVEYLLEVGADANIPSNQGRMAPIEMAANSGRRKLVEILFPFTLPIQSVSNWSVQGIIAHEKLRQSNKGKQSDKDSNFQLKLNAEVVTKKEDSGAPKKPCAKDKGGDKDKKAELKLLGAKAVERKDYAAALKFYSEAIKVDPEDATLYSNRSLCHLKSGQAHDALADAIACVNVQPDWAKGYYRKGAALMSLKECKEACDAFLAGGKLNPASVEIHDAFWEAIEAMKKQHSDRQSAGPV from the exons ATGGGGAAAGCGAGGCGCCTCAAGCAgggtcgcggcggcggcggtggcggaggcggcggcggtggcggcggtggcggaggcggcggccgcgGCCTCCAGCGGGGGCGGGAGCGCTTCGACGGGTTCGCGCCGGGGAGCTTCCAGAACGTCTCGTCGGGCATGGCCTACTTCCCCTCCCAGGACCGGGTGGGCTACATGA GTCAGGAGCAGAGGGAAGGGCTGGATCGCATGCTCACCTCGGAGATGGTGCGCCGCCACATCGCGGAGTCGGGCGTCGACCCCAGCGAAATCTTCT TTGCTCCACCCACTATATTTGGTGGCGCGGATGGGGACCGCAGTGAGTCGAATGACTCTGTGAAGATGGAGGACATGGGGCCACTGCATGAGGCAGCATGCACGGGGAAGATTGAGACATGCCAATACTTGGTGGAGCAGCTTGGGTTTGACATCAATACTGAAGCTAATGATGATTCAG GCATGACACCTTTGGCTTGTGCGGTGTTGCGTGATAAATCAGTTACTGTGGAGTATTTGCTTGACAAAGGTGCTAATCCCAATAAGCAAGACAACAAAAGATTTACTCCTCTGCACTACGCTACAAAAGAAG GGAATAACCGACTGGTACGACTCTTGCTGTCAAAAGGAGCTAGTGTTGATGTATTCTCTTCTGAAGGGACACCGCTACATGTCGCTGCCTCTTATGGGAAGTCTGGCATCATGCAGATTTTATTGCAGCACAATGCAGAT CCAAACACGGTTTCGGCAGATTTAGGCACACCCATGGCTGCAGTTCTTTGTGTTGCTTCTGGTAGAATTACTGAGTCTGATGCTTTAAAGTGCATGAAGCTCCTTGTCAAG GCTGGTGCCGATTTGAATTGTGCAAATCCTGATACTCCATTGGTGATAGCAACTAGCAAAGACTTATCTGAATGTGTTGAGTATTTGCTGGAGGTTGGCGCAGATGCCAATATTCCAAGCAATCAA GGCCGTATGGCACCAATAGAAATGGCTGCAAACTCTGGAAGAAGAAAGCTTGTTGAGATTCTGTTTCCTTTCACATTGCCCATTCAATCTGTGTCAAACTGGAGTGTTCAAGGAATCATTGCCCATGAAAAGTTAAGGCAATCAAACAAG GGTAAGCAAAGTGATAAAGACAGCAATTTTCAGCTGAAATTAAATGCAGAAGTAGTAACCAAGAAAGAAGACTCTGGTGCACCAAAGAAGCCCTGTGCCAAG GACAAGGGAGGTGATAAAGATAAAAAGGCTGAACTGAAATTACTCGGTGCAAAAGCAGTCGAGCGGAAGGACTACGCTGCTGCATTAAAATTCTACAGTGAG GCAATCAAAGTGGATCCTGAAGATGCAACGCTTTATTCCAACAGGAGCCTTTGCCATCTAAAGAGCGGCCAAGCGCATGATGCTTTGGCTGATGCCATCGCATGTGTAAATGTGCAGCCTGATTGGGCGAAGGGTTACTATCGGAAGGGAGCTGCCCTCATGTCGCTCAAG GAGTGTAAAGAAGCATGTGATGCATTCCTGGCTGGAGGGAAACTGAATCCTGCAAGCGTGGAGATTCACGACGCATTCTG GGAGGCGATTGAGGCAATGAAGAAGCAACATTCGGATCGACAAAGCGCAGGCCCGGTCTGA
- the LOC109734871 gene encoding uncharacterized protein isoform X1, whose amino-acid sequence MGKARRLKQGRGGGGGGGGGGGGGGGGGGRGLQRGRERFDGFAPGSFQNVSSGMAYFPSQDRVGYMSQEQREGLDRMLTSEMVRRHIAESGVDPSEIFFAPPTIFGGADGDRSESNDSVKMEDMGPLHEAACTGKIETCQYLVEQLGFDINTEANDDSGMTPLACAVLRDKSVTVEYLLDKGANPNKQDNKRFTPLHYATKEGNNRLVRLLLSKGASVDVFSSEGTPLHVAASYGKSGIMQILLQHNADPNTVSADLGTPMAAVLCVASGRITESDALKCMKLLVKAGADLNCANPDTPLVIATSKDLSECVEYLLEVGADANIPSNQGRMAPIEMAANSGRRKLVEILFPFTLPIQSVSNWSVQGIIAHEKLRQSNKPCSESIPSAPTPRSCGAQFRPLRKNELEARPLRSGVEGAERSRTRPKCEGKQSDKDSNFQLKLNAEVVTKKEDSGAPKKPCAKDKGGDKDKKAELKLLGAKAVERKDYAAALKFYSEAIKVDPEDATLYSNRSLCHLKSGQAHDALADAIACVNVQPDWAKGYYRKGAALMSLKECKEACDAFLAGGKLNPASVEIHDAFWEAIEAMKKQHSDRQSAGPV is encoded by the exons ATGGGGAAAGCGAGGCGCCTCAAGCAgggtcgcggcggcggcggtggcggaggcggcggcggtggcggcggtggcggaggcggcggccgcgGCCTCCAGCGGGGGCGGGAGCGCTTCGACGGGTTCGCGCCGGGGAGCTTCCAGAACGTCTCGTCGGGCATGGCCTACTTCCCCTCCCAGGACCGGGTGGGCTACATGA GTCAGGAGCAGAGGGAAGGGCTGGATCGCATGCTCACCTCGGAGATGGTGCGCCGCCACATCGCGGAGTCGGGCGTCGACCCCAGCGAAATCTTCT TTGCTCCACCCACTATATTTGGTGGCGCGGATGGGGACCGCAGTGAGTCGAATGACTCTGTGAAGATGGAGGACATGGGGCCACTGCATGAGGCAGCATGCACGGGGAAGATTGAGACATGCCAATACTTGGTGGAGCAGCTTGGGTTTGACATCAATACTGAAGCTAATGATGATTCAG GCATGACACCTTTGGCTTGTGCGGTGTTGCGTGATAAATCAGTTACTGTGGAGTATTTGCTTGACAAAGGTGCTAATCCCAATAAGCAAGACAACAAAAGATTTACTCCTCTGCACTACGCTACAAAAGAAG GGAATAACCGACTGGTACGACTCTTGCTGTCAAAAGGAGCTAGTGTTGATGTATTCTCTTCTGAAGGGACACCGCTACATGTCGCTGCCTCTTATGGGAAGTCTGGCATCATGCAGATTTTATTGCAGCACAATGCAGAT CCAAACACGGTTTCGGCAGATTTAGGCACACCCATGGCTGCAGTTCTTTGTGTTGCTTCTGGTAGAATTACTGAGTCTGATGCTTTAAAGTGCATGAAGCTCCTTGTCAAG GCTGGTGCCGATTTGAATTGTGCAAATCCTGATACTCCATTGGTGATAGCAACTAGCAAAGACTTATCTGAATGTGTTGAGTATTTGCTGGAGGTTGGCGCAGATGCCAATATTCCAAGCAATCAA GGCCGTATGGCACCAATAGAAATGGCTGCAAACTCTGGAAGAAGAAAGCTTGTTGAGATTCTGTTTCCTTTCACATTGCCCATTCAATCTGTGTCAAACTGGAGTGTTCAAGGAATCATTGCCCATGAAAAGTTAAGGCAATCAAACAAG CCGTGTTCGGAATCCATCCCATCCGCTCCGACTCCGCGGAGTTGTGGAGCTCAGTTTAGGCCGCTCCGTAAAAATGAGCTAGAGGCTCGTCCGCTCCGGAGCGGAGTGGAGGGAGCGGAGAGGAGCCGAACGCGGCCTAAGTGTGAA GGTAAGCAAAGTGATAAAGACAGCAATTTTCAGCTGAAATTAAATGCAGAAGTAGTAACCAAGAAAGAAGACTCTGGTGCACCAAAGAAGCCCTGTGCCAAG GACAAGGGAGGTGATAAAGATAAAAAGGCTGAACTGAAATTACTCGGTGCAAAAGCAGTCGAGCGGAAGGACTACGCTGCTGCATTAAAATTCTACAGTGAG GCAATCAAAGTGGATCCTGAAGATGCAACGCTTTATTCCAACAGGAGCCTTTGCCATCTAAAGAGCGGCCAAGCGCATGATGCTTTGGCTGATGCCATCGCATGTGTAAATGTGCAGCCTGATTGGGCGAAGGGTTACTATCGGAAGGGAGCTGCCCTCATGTCGCTCAAG GAGTGTAAAGAAGCATGTGATGCATTCCTGGCTGGAGGGAAACTGAATCCTGCAAGCGTGGAGATTCACGACGCATTCTG GGAGGCGATTGAGGCAATGAAGAAGCAACATTCGGATCGACAAAGCGCAGGCCCGGTCTGA